One Clupea harengus chromosome 12, Ch_v2.0.2, whole genome shotgun sequence DNA segment encodes these proteins:
- the shc3 gene encoding SHC-transforming protein 3 isoform X2, whose product MLHRTKYNRFRNESVTSVDELLHGLSMNAKLSATPTSSGEPPYTPPVEGLPTDPEDGGTTLCTLINKVSNLKFANSGGLLGIKGLPSAVKDLAVSKLQGGGGGGGSGNPGPSAPPTATGAGSCGSASSGAPCSQQDTATMNAGKKGRMEDMQQGGEDWNPSAGGLLNKPPKGWLHSSEKISGPGVTYIVKYLGCIEVLRSMRSLDFNTRSQITREAISLVCEAVPGAKSALRKRKPPSKALSSILGKSNLQFSGMSINLNISTSSLNLMTPDSKQIIANHHMQSISFASGGDPDTTDYVAYVAKDPVNRRACHIVECSDGLAQDVISTIGQAFDLRFQLYMQCPSSKLSSLHDRVLSMDESPWTEEDEDGHDHPYYNNIPGKMPPPGGFIDARLTSQSAGGAEGGQGSVDHTYYQGRPMLVQQGSCDIYSKPEGKSSVPKAGEPPTYVNTQHIDAQVLAALQAEMDPSPEGGLGAVNRDSPRKDVFDMKPFEDAILTQSQAPGLHKATSVDNSSPLLVRAVAFRAQEELEGQPWYHHEMSRRDAEKLLQEDGDFLVRKSTTNPGSYVLTGMHNGVAKHLLLVDPEGTVRTKDHIFESISHLIGHHRDNNLPIVSAGSELCLKQPVNRK is encoded by the exons ATGCTTCACCGTACCAAATACAACCGCTTCAGGAATGAGTCTGTGACGTCTGTCGATGAGCTTCTCCACGGCCTCTCCATGAACGCCAAGCTCTCGGCCACTCCGACTTCCTCTGGTGAGCCTCCCTACACCCCGCCAGTTGAGGGGCTCCCCACCGACCCAGAAGATGGTGGTACCACCCTTTGCACCCTTATCAATAAGGTGTCCAACTTGAAATTTGCCAACTCTGGTGGCCTCCTAGGCATCAAGGGCTTGCCCTCTGCTGTCAAAGACCTGGCCGTGTCCAAGctacaaggaggaggaggaggaggaggctcagGTAACCCTGGCCCCTCTGCTCCACCAACCGCCACAGGCGCAGGCTCCTGTGGCTCAGCCTCCAGTGGAGCACCGTGCTCTCAGCAGGACACAGCCACTATGAATGCAGGCAAGAAGGGGAGGATGGAAGACATGCAGCAGGGTGGGGAGGACTGGAACCCCAGTGCTGGGGGTCTGTTGAACAAGCCCCCCAAAGGATGGCTTCACTCCAGTGAGAAGATCTCTGGACCCGGTGTGACGTATATTGTAAAG TATTTAGGTTGCATAGAAGTCCTACGGTCCATGAGATCCTTGGATTTCAACACGAGATCACAAATAACAAG GGAGGCCATCAGCCTGGTGTGTGAAGCTGTCCCAGGTGCCAAAAGTGCACTCCGTAAGAGAAAG CCTCCTTCCAAAGCCTTGTCCAGTATCCTGGGCAAAAGTAACCTGCAGTTTTCTGGGATGAGTATCAACTTAAACATCTCGACCAGCAGCCTGAACCTGATGACACCAGATTCCAAACAG ATCATTGCTAATCATCATATGCAGTCCATTTCCTTTGCATCTGGTGGAGATCCA GATACAACTGATTATGTTGCATATGTAGCAAAAGACCCAGTTAACCGCAGGG CATGCCACATTGTGGAGTGTTCTGATGGCCTGGCCCAGGATGTCATTAGCACCATTGGGCAAGCCTTTGACCTGCGCTTCCAGTTGTACATGCAGTGCCCCTCCAGCAAGCTGTCCTCATTGCACGACAG GGTGTTGAGTATGGACGAGTCTCCATGGactgaggaggatgaggatggtcaTGATCATCCTTACTATAACAACATCCCAGGGAAGATGCCTCCCCCAGGCGGCTTCATTGATGCCAGACTTACTAGTCAGTCAGCTGGCGGGGCTGAGGGCGGACAG GGTTCAGTAGACCACACGTACTACCAGGGCAGACCCATGCTCGTCCAGCAAG GCTCTTGTGACATATATAGTAAGCCCGAGGGGAAGAGTTCAGTACCAAAAGCAGGGGAGCCCCCCACCTATGTCAACACGCAGCACATCGACGCCCAGGTCCTGGCTGCTCTCCAGGCAGAGATGGACCCTTCACCTGAGGGTGGACTCGGAGCGGTCAACAGAGACAGTCCCCGGAAGGACGTGTTTGATATGA AGCCATTTGAGGATGCCATCCTTACACAGTCCCAGGCACCAGGGCTGCACAAAGCAACCTCAGTGGACAACTCCAGCCCCTTGTTGGTGCGCGCGGTGGCCTTCCGGGcccaggaggagctggagggccAGCCATGGTACCACCATGAGATGAGCCGCAGGGATGCAGAGaagctgctgcaggaggacgGAGACTTCCTGGTGCGGAAGAGCACCACTAACCCAGGCTCCTATGTCCTCACAGGGATGCACAATGGAGTCGCCAAACACCTGCTACTGGTGGACCCCGAGGGAACG GTACGAACAAAAGATCACATATTTGAGAGCATCAGCCACCTGATTGGCCATCACCGTGACAACAATCTGCCCATTGTTTCTGCTGGAAGTGAACTGTGTCTGAAGCAGCCTGTGAATAGGAAATAG
- the shc3 gene encoding SHC-transforming protein 3 isoform X1 has protein sequence MLHRTKYNRFRNESVTSVDELLHGLSMNAKLSATPTSSGEPPYTPPVEGLPTDPEDGGTTLCTLINKVSNLKFANSGGLLGIKGLPSAVKDLAVSKLQGGGGGGGSGNPGPSAPPTATGAGSCGSASSGAPCSQQDTATMNAGKKGRMEDMQQGGEDWNPSAGGLLNKPPKGWLHSSEKISGPGVTYIVKYLGCIEVLRSMRSLDFNTRSQITREAISLVCEAVPGAKSALRKRKPPSKALSSILGKSNLQFSGMSINLNISTSSLNLMTPDSKQIIANHHMQSISFASGGDPDTTDYVAYVAKDPVNRRACHIVECSDGLAQDVISTIGQAFDLRFQLYMQCPSSKLSSLHDRVLSMDESPWTEEDEDGHDHPYYNNIPGKMPPPGGFIDARLTSQSAGGAEGGQGSVDHTYYQGRPMLVQQAGSCDIYSKPEGKSSVPKAGEPPTYVNTQHIDAQVLAALQAEMDPSPEGGLGAVNRDSPRKDVFDMKPFEDAILTQSQAPGLHKATSVDNSSPLLVRAVAFRAQEELEGQPWYHHEMSRRDAEKLLQEDGDFLVRKSTTNPGSYVLTGMHNGVAKHLLLVDPEGTVRTKDHIFESISHLIGHHRDNNLPIVSAGSELCLKQPVNRK, from the exons ATGCTTCACCGTACCAAATACAACCGCTTCAGGAATGAGTCTGTGACGTCTGTCGATGAGCTTCTCCACGGCCTCTCCATGAACGCCAAGCTCTCGGCCACTCCGACTTCCTCTGGTGAGCCTCCCTACACCCCGCCAGTTGAGGGGCTCCCCACCGACCCAGAAGATGGTGGTACCACCCTTTGCACCCTTATCAATAAGGTGTCCAACTTGAAATTTGCCAACTCTGGTGGCCTCCTAGGCATCAAGGGCTTGCCCTCTGCTGTCAAAGACCTGGCCGTGTCCAAGctacaaggaggaggaggaggaggaggctcagGTAACCCTGGCCCCTCTGCTCCACCAACCGCCACAGGCGCAGGCTCCTGTGGCTCAGCCTCCAGTGGAGCACCGTGCTCTCAGCAGGACACAGCCACTATGAATGCAGGCAAGAAGGGGAGGATGGAAGACATGCAGCAGGGTGGGGAGGACTGGAACCCCAGTGCTGGGGGTCTGTTGAACAAGCCCCCCAAAGGATGGCTTCACTCCAGTGAGAAGATCTCTGGACCCGGTGTGACGTATATTGTAAAG TATTTAGGTTGCATAGAAGTCCTACGGTCCATGAGATCCTTGGATTTCAACACGAGATCACAAATAACAAG GGAGGCCATCAGCCTGGTGTGTGAAGCTGTCCCAGGTGCCAAAAGTGCACTCCGTAAGAGAAAG CCTCCTTCCAAAGCCTTGTCCAGTATCCTGGGCAAAAGTAACCTGCAGTTTTCTGGGATGAGTATCAACTTAAACATCTCGACCAGCAGCCTGAACCTGATGACACCAGATTCCAAACAG ATCATTGCTAATCATCATATGCAGTCCATTTCCTTTGCATCTGGTGGAGATCCA GATACAACTGATTATGTTGCATATGTAGCAAAAGACCCAGTTAACCGCAGGG CATGCCACATTGTGGAGTGTTCTGATGGCCTGGCCCAGGATGTCATTAGCACCATTGGGCAAGCCTTTGACCTGCGCTTCCAGTTGTACATGCAGTGCCCCTCCAGCAAGCTGTCCTCATTGCACGACAG GGTGTTGAGTATGGACGAGTCTCCATGGactgaggaggatgaggatggtcaTGATCATCCTTACTATAACAACATCCCAGGGAAGATGCCTCCCCCAGGCGGCTTCATTGATGCCAGACTTACTAGTCAGTCAGCTGGCGGGGCTGAGGGCGGACAG GGTTCAGTAGACCACACGTACTACCAGGGCAGACCCATGCTCGTCCAGCAAG CAGGCTCTTGTGACATATATAGTAAGCCCGAGGGGAAGAGTTCAGTACCAAAAGCAGGGGAGCCCCCCACCTATGTCAACACGCAGCACATCGACGCCCAGGTCCTGGCTGCTCTCCAGGCAGAGATGGACCCTTCACCTGAGGGTGGACTCGGAGCGGTCAACAGAGACAGTCCCCGGAAGGACGTGTTTGATATGA AGCCATTTGAGGATGCCATCCTTACACAGTCCCAGGCACCAGGGCTGCACAAAGCAACCTCAGTGGACAACTCCAGCCCCTTGTTGGTGCGCGCGGTGGCCTTCCGGGcccaggaggagctggagggccAGCCATGGTACCACCATGAGATGAGCCGCAGGGATGCAGAGaagctgctgcaggaggacgGAGACTTCCTGGTGCGGAAGAGCACCACTAACCCAGGCTCCTATGTCCTCACAGGGATGCACAATGGAGTCGCCAAACACCTGCTACTGGTGGACCCCGAGGGAACG GTACGAACAAAAGATCACATATTTGAGAGCATCAGCCACCTGATTGGCCATCACCGTGACAACAATCTGCCCATTGTTTCTGCTGGAAGTGAACTGTGTCTGAAGCAGCCTGTGAATAGGAAATAG